The following are encoded in a window of Cydia strobilella chromosome 1, ilCydStro3.1, whole genome shotgun sequence genomic DNA:
- the LOC134748436 gene encoding GATA zinc finger domain-containing protein 8-like codes for MERDNFFNFNFSNFFNFNFANFSNFFHFSNFPNFNFFIFLNFSTSSTSISPTSSSYSMSINFFNFNFSNFFVFNLSYFFNFSNYFKFNFLNLFNFNFSNFFNFNFFNFNFSNFINFNFYNFNFSNFFNF; via the coding sequence ATGGAACGTGACAACTTCTTCAACTTCAACTTCTCCAACTTCTTCAACTTCAACTTCGCCAACTTCTCCAATTTCTTCCATTTCTCCAACTTCCCCAACTTCAACTTCTTCATCTTCCTAAATTTTTCCACTTCTTCAACTTCAATTTCTCCCACTTCTTCATCTTATTCAATGTCAATCAACTTCTTCAACTTCAACTTCTCCAACTTTTTCGTCTTCAATTTATCCTACTTCTTTAACTTCTCCAACTACTTCAAGTTCAACTTCTTAAATTTATTCAACTTCAACTTTTCCAACTTCTTCAACTTTAACTTCTTCAACTTCAACTTCTCGAACTTCATCAACTTCAACTTCTACAACTTCAActtctcaaacttttttaacttctga
- the LOC134746260 gene encoding protein mothers against dpp, which yields MDTDDGESSSSGPMSSLNSLFSFTSPAVKKLLGWKQGDEEEKWAEKAVDSLVKKLKKRKGAIEELERALSCPGTPSKCVTIPRSLDGRLQVSHRKGLPHVIYCRVWRWPDLQSHHELKPLEICQYPFSAKQKEVCINPYHYKRVESPVLPPVLVPRHSEFPPGHSHMPFQRTAEPAMPHNVSYSGSGFPPSASSELPDTPPPAYSPPSEDMEPPGEVAPVSYQEPVYWASVAYYELNCRVGEVFHCNSHAVVVDGFTDPSNNSDRFCLGQLSNVNRNSTIENTRRHIGKGVHLYYVGGEVYAECLSDAAIFVQSRNCNHHHGFHASTVCKIPPGCSLKIFNNREFAQLLSQSVNHGFEAVYELTKMCTIRMSFVKGWGAEYHRQDVTSTPCWIEIHLHGPLQWLDKVLTQMGSPHNAISSVS from the exons GGCGACGAGGAAGAGAAATGGGCGGAGAAAGCCGTAGACAGCCTCGTGAAGAAGCTGAAGAAGAGGAAAGGAGCTATAGAAGAATTAGAGCGGGCACTTTCGTGCCCCGGAACTCCATCTAAGTGCGTCACCATACCACGCTCGCTCGACGGCCGGTTACAG GTCTCCCACCGCAAAGGGCTGCCACACGTGATTTACTGCCGCGTGTGGCGCTGGCCCGACCTACAGTCCCACCACGAGCTCAAGCCCCTCGAGATCTGTCAATACCCCTTCAGCGCAAAACAGAAGGAGGTCTGCATCAACCCTTACCACTATAAACGGGTGGAGAGCCCCGTCCTCCCTCCTGTCTTAGTACCACGACACTCGGAATTCCCACCTGGGCATTCTCACATGCCCTTCCAAAGAACTGCGGAACCCGCAATGCCTCACAATGTCTCTTATTCCGGATCGGGCTTCCCGCCTTCGGCCAGTTCCGAACTCCCGGACACGCCTCCACCGGCGTACTCCCCGCCCTCAGAAGACATGGAACCGCCGGGCGAAGTCGCGCCCGTGTCTTACCAGGAACCGGTATATTGGGCTTCAGTAGCCTACTATGAACTAAACTGCAGAGTCGGCGAGGTGTTTCATTGCAACTCTCATGCCGTCGTCGTCGACGGCTTCACGGATCCGTCCAACAACAGCGACAGATTCTGCCTAGGACAACTGAGCAACGTCAATAGAAACTCGACCATTGAAAACACCAGACGCCACATAGGAAAAGGCGTGCATTTGTACTACGTGGGCGGGGAAGTGTACGCCGAATGCCTGTCCGACGCCGCCATCTTCGTGCAGAGCCGCAACTGCAACCACCACCACGGCTTCCACGCCTCCACCGTGTGTAAAATACCGCCCGGCTGCTCCTTGAAGATCTTCAATAATCGCGAATTCGCGCAGCTGCTGTCTCAGAGCGTGAATCACGGCTTCGAAGCGGTCTACGAACTTACCAAGATGTGCACGATCAGAATGTCGTTCGTGAAGGGATGGGGAGCGGAGTACCACCGCCAGGACGTGACGTCGACCCCGTGCTGGATCGAGATCCATCTCCACGGCCCGCTGCAGTGGCTGGACAAAGTCCTGACGCAGATGGGGTCGCCCCACAACGCCATCTCCTCTGTGTCCTAG